One stretch of Eretmochelys imbricata isolate rEreImb1 chromosome 1, rEreImb1.hap1, whole genome shotgun sequence DNA includes these proteins:
- the PROSER2 gene encoding proline and serine-rich protein 2, which yields MPRNLMLDFSEMASEISPKCRLESFERSGSLESRSSNSRCRNFTLDDESLQYLTHEEKDVLRFFEETIDSLDDDLEEQVLHDSGIHCHSPRSTDKNVSSHSESEDIIDLVQSTLESSDHKCTLNREVTPVSEAARRTDGPKSEGSELPEKIPPPDAPASHPSAPPLMSDERVLAPCPVQHPKLHHAIPTPLILAQKMSEKQDETQTSSPTSPKEEKPVETRKAPVQNGDCFPAPKHPPLPGPKSYRFPSNINITNAGGKEFNQTISKAAVNVQVRKAQVLANMNGAAFGTAEIEERWQKNELLVRNRSSSLRDLTSEQIRYDALTKLGLVKGRPSLVQQYHAPNTQKIQDLQEEQGETVPNGYQNIHTTLKCDPSPLLPMGKTVKIKPDTTLTSDKVARQNVAKNFFDHGQSDLNLDMRKRSGSLPRPSGFRPQGITVQFSGRGSTEEARKEALRKLGLLKETM from the exons GATGATGAGAGTCTCCAATACCTGACCCATGAGGAGAAGGATGTTCTCCGGTTTTTTGAAGAAACGATTGATTCTTTAGATGATGACTTGGAAGAACAGGTCCTACATGATAGCGGTATCCACTGTCACTCCCCAAGATCAACGGACAAAAATGTTTCCAGCCATTCAGAATCTGAAGATATCATTGACTTGGTGCAATCAACCCTTGAGAGCAGTGATCACAAGTGTACTCTGAACAGAGAAGTAACACCAG TGTCAGAAGCTGCCAGGAGAACAGATGGTCCTAAATCAGAGGGCAGTGAGCTGCCTGAGAAGATTCCACCTCCTGATGCTCCCGCAAGCCACCCTTCAGCTCCTCCATTGATGAGCGATGAGAGAGTTCTTGCTCCATGCCCAGTGCAGCACCCCAAGCTTCATCATGCCATCCCCACTCCACTTATCTTGGCTCAGAAAATGTCCGAGAAGCAAGATGAGACCCAGACAAGCTCTCCCACTTCCCCCAAGGAGGAGAAGCCTGTGGAGACAAGGAAAGCCCCAGTGCAGAATGGAGACTGTTTCCCAGCCCCTAAGCACCCTCCACTGCCTGGACCCAAATCCTACCGGTTTCCAAGTAATATCAACATAACCAATGCAGGTGGGAAAGAATTCAACCAAACTATCTCTAAGGCAGCAGTCAATGTGCAGGTGCGCAAGGCCCAGGTGCTGGCCAACATGAACGGAGCAGCCTTTGGGACAGCTGAAATAGAAGAGAGGTGGCAGAAGAATGAGCTCTTGGTTCGCAACAGAAGCTCCTCCTTAAGAGATCTAACTTCTGAGCAAATACGATATGATGCTCTGACTAAACTAGGCCTGGTGAAAGGAAGGCCAAGTCTGGTCCAACAATATCATGCCCCAAACACACAGAAGATACAGGACTTGCAGGAAGAACAGGGAGAGACTGTTCCTAATGGGTATCAAAATATCCACACAACCTTAAAATGCGATCCCAGCCCTCTCCTTCCTATGGGCAAGACCGTGAAGATCAAACCAGACACAACTCTCACCAGTGACAAGGTTGCTCGACAGAATGTTGCCAAAAACTTTTTTGACCATGGGCAGTCCGACTTAAATCTGGATATGAGAAAGAGATCAGGCTCACTGCCTAGACCTTCAGGATTTCGACCCCAGGGCATAACAGTACAGTTTTCTGGCCGAGGCTCAACAGAAGAAGCCAGGAAAGAGGCTCTTCGGAAACTGGGGCTGCTGAAAGAGACTATGTGA